CACTTAAAAGAAAATGGTGAAGTTTACTAGATACGTCATATAAGAAAATGGTTATGGGAATGGGTCTTTAGTATTTATCCATTTACAACAGAAAGGCATCAAATAACATTCGATGGGCAGTCAAATGAAATTAATGCTTTAGTTTGGCACATTTTGGGTGAACATCTCCGCcgcttatttttatatttgaattcaACCAGTCTACATTATTATTCtttcaatatataaaatattatataatatatgttttaattCTCGATTTagctttaaaaatatattaatttttattttgatatttaatttccTCTATTTTTAATCCATTTTGTAATAGCCATTAAAAAAATCTGTTAAACCATTACGAATCAAAAAGTGCCAATAAAAAATATCATGTggcatttaaatttatttaaaataaaaatattaaatttaaattaaaaaaatttatactattaaataaCATAGTTGACTTTAACCAATCATGGACTTGCCATGTGACACTATTAGAATACATCATGTgtcttttttaattattatatatattatattacttaaaaatgtaaaaatcatttatattatataaaaaattataaagtatagtttttcataaaattataaaatttaaaaagtcaaaataatacataaaattgaaagttatcgtaaaattttaaaaagtatttaaatttcaagtaattgcaaaagaaaccttaaaatttaaatacctttttagaattttataaaataaatttatttttaaactctttaaaaatattttttacaatttttataatttctacaatcttttacaattttttgtaataatattattaatttcaattaatttcttttcaattatcatattttcttgtaaattttatttttataatttatatatttttctagattttatataaatttatgaattttatatatttatttccattgttatattttttaatgtgtatatatatatttaataaaagaaaatatttatatttttacataaaactctCGCATGGCATTTTGAGATTGACtatcatatttttttttaaatgtttgttAAAAAATGGACTAAAAAATATAATGAAAGCATACTTTAGATACTAAATTGGGAAGTGATTGATACTTTAGGTATCAAATTGGGACAAAAAAAtttaggtaccaaaatgagaaTATAGATAAACTTCAGGGGCCAAATAGTGAATTAAGCCTTTGATATACTGCTAATAGTCAGGGGGCAACCAATTTCTTTTAGGGGtgaaactaaattataaaatttttgagagatcaaaatgtaattttgacatgtattaatttataattccATTATTTTGAAGgggttataaattatttaatattttgagGCCAAAGTTCAAATCTACAATAAATTAACTtgttcttttattatttctaaagggactaaactgaattttttttttagaggGGCAAGGCCCTTGCCAGCACCCTAGTTATGAGTGTAATTGAGCCAAGCTGAGCTCGAGATTTGGCTCAAAtcaatcaaatatttattttttaagttctAGTTTGGCTCAAAATATAATCAAACTACTCAATTTGATTAAACTCGTTTATCAATTTTTATATTCAAGTTTGAACTCGACTCGATAATTAAGATTAACCCAATAATAAATATTAAGTGCaacaatataatttaataattaaaataattaaaatatatattaaaaaatcaatAAGACTAAGAATGGCCAAAGTCAAAAATTTTTATGAAGAgtcgaattaaattatatatttttatgagaattaaaatacaaatttatcattttaatgactcatatcttttaattttcaaagaactaaattgaaattttatcattttgaaaagATAAATATACTTTTACCATgcactaatttaaaatttttaagttttaaaaggttaaaaatgAGATTTTCCATTTTAAAGCTCTGTACCCTTAGTATGAATTCTGTAACTAAACTCAAATTCAACTCCAACAATACCTCAGACTACTGGAACTTAAACACAATTCCATAATTAccgaattaaatttattttttaatcaaaCCCGAATAAATTACAAATACAAATATTTCATTTATGTCTCTTTCTAAATGCTTTTCAACATAGTCAATGGTATTTGATCCGcaggaaaaaaagaagaaaaggaagatatTTATTCCCCCACCAAACCACTTCGATCTTTCCCTGTACTGCCCACCTACGTCTCCTCATCCCTATCCTTTTCTTCTctctatataaataattaatatatttataaccaTCGACATAGTTTTGAAGAAACAGAGACAGAGATTTGAAGAAACAGAGATGGAGCTAAACAACAACTACAACAAGAGTAATAATTTCAAAGGAAAAGAAGACATGGTTAGTGTTCCAATTCATAGCCAAGTTCGAAAAATAAAGCAAGAATCGGAGCATATCATTGACCGGTCGCCTGGACAGCCTGAGATGATGAAGAGACCTGTTCTTAGATATATTTCCCGACAACAGATTTCTCGGTCTCCTTTGGGGCTAAGCGACACAACAATCTCTGTTGGTCACTAGGTTTGTTGGATCTAAAGCTAATAAATCTGTGTTTAAACAATATAGGGAAGACGACTTAATCccctgttttttttttcttttcataatACAATTTTCAtagctattttatttttttattttctttgcatatctttgtgtatatatatatgcatggatATAAAATGGAATTTAAATAACTTTGAATCTTTGCATATATCTAAATTAATCTTCGTATTCGTTTTTTTATGAATCAAGTGTTTTTTCTTGTGGAAGCCTCACTAATTGATGTCATCATATTCATAGGCATAAAATTTTCGAGTAAAAGTAGGACAAGGGAGAATGCAGACAGAATGGGTTTCTAAATTTATTGGGacccaaaatgaaaatttaccatttttgtaAATCTTAAAGGGATACAAACATAATTTCACCTTTTTTGGGCCAAGGGTTCCGTATTGTCATCCAAACCAAAATGactgaattttttgaaaattcaGCTACAATTCAAACTAGAGTAGCCGTAGGTGTTCAATCCACGAATTTCGCTATTAATTGAATCTTAAAACTCTTAATATTTGAATCCATTGTGTTTGATTGATGCTTAAGGTGTTCTCCATTTCGATCGAAGTTTAGGTTTAAATCTTGATAATTCTACCGATTGTTAGTATTTTACCTAATTTATCAAAAAGCTCATATAATTTATCAAAAAACTCATAATGATTCATTGAAccaaaccaattttttttttaaataattaaccaaatcaaGCTAAATCAGTTGATTTTCTGAAATTGGTCTCATTTTAGTTCAAACAAGTTAACAACATGACAATGAAAACACTAAAAAACATAATAACAAACATTCTCTAAGTTGTTCAAAGTGTTTttgttaattgttatattttattttatttcaattcataatatAGATTCTACTGTGGGcaattatatcaaaatttattGAGTCCTTTCCATTAATATATAAtgagtatatattatatataattttgattaataaattaatttgacTAATTAACTGTTTTTCAATTAAATTGATCAATAATTAATTTCGATAACAAATTGATTAATTGAACTAATTCGATTTAActtattaattcaattttaattgaaCAATGCACATCCTTAAGCCAAAATTATTGAAAACTACAATTTATTTTGGTATTCACGAAGAAAACAACCAAGCTACCAACAAGTTGTTGGTTGCAATGGTAAGACATATTGTACTGATCTCTAATGGGAATACGCAGGTTTGAATTTTGAAGAcgatattgtatatatttttctactcaataactttacaaattataTTATATAGACCATACCAACTTCCACCAATGCTGCATGAGGGATGTTCAATGCCACATGAGGTTCTCTGCAATTTTTATCGAAGAAAACATATACCATTATGAGGAATCGCTTGATAAAGTTTGAGCCGTTACGTACCGCTATATGTGATTGACCCAAGAAATATGCTGTCCCGCTTTCCCTCGCATCAACCAGTTCGTTTAGTTCTTCCCGCACTGACGAACGCATTTTTGGGCTATTGGCCGGCAACATGAATCGTACCTTTTTCCTCTTTCTTTTCAGTTTAGTAACCTCGGTTGTGTTTATGTTCGTTTGAGTTGATGCACAGGGCGAGCTTGTGGCTCCTGTATCGTGTAATGGTATCAAAGCATCCCCTTCGGGGAGTTGTTTACCTAcgatgatcatttttccttcgGTTGACATCAAAGACTCGGCGTCGTGTTCTTCCAAGGAAATGAACTCTCCGATCGAGCGGATGATTTGTTCCTCAAAATCATCTGAGTCTCTGATGTGATCGTGGTATCCGTATCGTACGATGCATCGGTAAATTTTATTATCTCTATTACCAACTCTGCCTATAAGGTAACGCTTAGTTGGTGAAACAAAAGGTTCCGGCAATGACTTGAATGACACAAAAATCAGCACTTGATGAAAAGCTGGTACATTCGTGATGAAATGGGAGAAGAAAGCTGGGATTCCGGTTACTATGTCGGTGTAAACAAAGCCTATTCCGGGCACCCTGGAAACTGTGAGACCTGAGCTGGGATCCGTAAGCCATTCCATAGACACCTTGTTTTCTATATCAAACTGGTATTTCTTCAATGTCCCATAATGCCATGCAACCATGGTAGTCAAGCTTAGTGCCAAAAGAACAGCAAGATACCATGCTCCTTTGTGAAAATTCAACAAGTTCGATGACAAATAAACGGCTTCAATCGACCCAAAAAACACCAAAAAGCAAGTGGACAGCAGCAGACTCTTTTCCCAGTATAGAGCAATCACAAGTGACATTAAACAAGTTGTTACCAACATGCCAGAGACTATAGCCATGCCTGATGCATTTCCAATTCGCACGATATCATGGAAACCGATTGTAATACCGAGGCTAAGAATCATTATCATCCAGTTAAGATCCGGGATATAGACCTGGCCGTGTATCTTATCTGATGTATGAATCACTTTTACTCTCGGGAAGCAACCAAGCGCTAGGCATTGGTTTACGATCGAAAAACATGCAGTTATCGTTGCTTGGCTTCCGATTGCCGATGCAAGTAGAGATAAAATCGTGAATACGTAGTGAATATGATCTGCAATTGCCGAATCAATCTTCGGTTTAGTGATAAAAATGCTAATGTGAAGTGTAGAATAGAAAGTAAATGAGTGAATTTACCGGGTACGGATCTATAAAAATGGTTATAATCATCTATAGCGAAGGATGAATCCTTTATGGAGAGTGCGTGGGAGATGAATGCGGCTTGACCGGCATAACTTAAAATAAGAACCGGGTAAATCAAGCATATGAACGTCATCTGCCGGAACCAAGAAAAGTTAATATAAAGCTTGCATTTTTAATGAAGTGGCTTAGAATGTGAACTAAGATTGAGCACCTTGATCGATTTCATCGAGAAATGACCGATATCGGCAAACATTGCTTCCGATCCTGCGACACAAAGAGTAATACTGCCCAATGATCTCCAACTACGCCAGCTTGTACTTTGGAAAAACTTGTACATGTACTTCGGGGAGATTGCAAATACGATATGTGGATCGTAGTGAAAAATGTTATATATACCAACTCCGGTAATAAATAAAAGCCATAATATGACTACTGGAGCGAATATCGACCCGATTCTATGGCTGCCGTATTGTTGTAGAGTGAAAAGGCAAACCAATATGGCACATGCAGTAGGCACAGGTACGTCTGAAATAAATAAGAGGCTGAGTCACGATACATCGATATCAAAAACATCGAGTTTCGTAAAAACTTACATTTCCTTAGATCTTTCAATATCGAATCCTCTGTTTCACGGGATGACGAATCTGCAGAAACAACATAAAAAGTTTATTATCAGTGGTTGAAAAACATTAACTTGTATGTTCCTATTACTTAGTTCTTACATTTGATATCCGTTAACGATCGTCGAAGACCCGATGCAGCCGATAAAACTGccgaaagaaaacaaaaaaacgaAACATAAACACAAGAAGGTATTAAACTACAATGTGACATTGAAAGGAGACAATCAAACCCGAAATAGCCGGAGTAAGGACCGCATCGCATATTATCATGCAAGAACCGAACAATGCTAAGAACAACATCAAGTAATGACTACTCTTATGTTTTGCGATAGCCCTTCGTGCTCTTGATTCGGCTTTGGTTCGGGAAGGACTTCCAGTCTCGCTATTTGTAACATCATCGGAAGTTTTATCGTTAGGGAGTAGACCGACTTTTGCATGCTTACACAATAGTGAGTACAAAGCAAAAGTACCACCTGCAAAGATATCATTCGAAGGTGAAATTCGGTTTTGTGATTGGTTTATAAGTTGCCGAAAGATCATCGGTACGTACCTTCTCCGTCATTGTCGGCTTTGAGTACTATGAAGGTATACTTCACTAACGAAAGGACCGTTAACGTCCAGAAGATAAACGAGAAGTATTCGTACGCACTCTCATCAGATTTGAAGTCGTTTTGAGGGATCGAACCGAAGACGTATAAAGGAGCAGTACTCAATCGACCGTAAACTACTCCGATGCTTTGGAATGACAGAAGGATTGTATGCATCCAGGTTTCCTTCTATACATCATTAAACGAATCAAACACATAATCAAATCGGTATAGACACTGTAACAAGCACCTCTGACAGGCAACAAACTATCCAaacaatttttcataaaaaacaaccaagttcagtaagaacaaaataacaacaacaaaaatcgAAGACACTTCTtaacatcataaaacatcaaCTGTTATGAATCTCCATCACAAATTCACACACAATTCGAATATCCCCTCCAGAAGCGTAAAGTTAGAGTGGGCAAGGAGCCTTGGCACCCCCCAATTTGGCTCCCTAATTCTTGAAAAATCTCATTCTGCCTCGTAATTTCAAAATTCtcaatctcacaaaaaatttgaaatttttaactAGATcccaatatttttttaaaattttaactagatCCACTCACTGAATTTCCTCGAGAGATAATCAAGCACTTATCCTAAGGTACTGCAGATGATTCAACTGAAACTAATACAACATATATCAGATTTTTTATAAGATGCCATCACTTTAATGAATCAAATatggaatcaaataaaataatactaaaatgggTTATTGATTAACACTAGAAACTGCATTTGGATTATGATAAAAACAAAGCAAAAACTGAAACAAAACATgcagaaaggaaaagaagaagaagaagaaaacaggTTAAAGTATCTGTGTTTGGAAAAACAAACCTTGAAGGGATAACAGTAGGTTCCATGTCTCAATGGAGAATCCATTAACAGATAACAGTGGCTAAGTTACAGATAACCGAAAAGCTTTcattgggaaaaaaaaaaaggagcttAAAGACAAGATTGGGAATTAAGGAGCGGTCGAGTCTATGTAGTTTGGTTGACATAAACAAAGTGAAAGGTCGGCGGGTTTCAAGACAATTTGCTGTTTTTTGTATGGATATTTGAATGCCGAACTGACAGTGACGCCTGAgattctatttcatttatatatatatataaaggaacAGAACAAGAACAAGAAATGGAGTGATCACGTTTTCACATGCAGACCATGAAAACAGCTTTACATGTAATGATTTATATCATTAGATGATTTTTGCATTTCTTTAATCTTTGGGTAAACTATACCCAATGTCACTataatattagtaaattttacgttttaatagtttaattttaACAAGTTACAACATAgttattaaactattcaaaatttttcatttaagttaacgaactatttaaaaatttttatttaagtttttatgctgattcgtttttttttttaatttcgactAGTGAACTCCAAGCAACAATTCAACGATAGATCAATACATCGACGAGTAAAATAACATATCATAGATCAAAATCTATTTGACAACCAATAGAGGAGATTGAAGAAAAAAGCTGTATGGATTTTGATTCACAAATTCGTGATGTTTACAtatgttttcataaaaaaaattgaattataaaaaaaaggaaaagaaatgttTTTGATTGGTGCAGACAATGTGAATAGAAAAGactatacaacaacaattttaatagtttaatgacttaaataaaaactttcgaataatttaatagtcattttgtaactttttaaaaagCTCATCCAACGTAAAACTATGAGGAATTCTAGATGGCTTAAAGCTCATCCGACGCAGAGGTCATAATAACGTGATTATTCATTCTGATAGTTTGGAGGTAATCAAAGCTATTCATGTAAATGTTCCGAAGAGCTCAACCTCTGCTCTGATCAGGAGAATACACTGGATTTTGTCTCAAGAAAGCCAATGGATTCTACGACACATTCTCAGGGAAGATAATAAATGCGCAGACTATCTTGCTAAATTGGCTTTTGAAAGAGATGAGGTTTTACGCCTGTTTAAGTCTCTCCCAAATGATGTGTTAGATTTTCTTAAGTCTAATAAAGAGAGGAGCATTGCACCTCTCAGAGTATTCCTTGTAATTtaactttattatatatatttttttcacccaaaaaaatatttttttcaccaaaaaaaaagcGATCAAAAACatgcttcttctttttcttttttttttttaattgtgaAAAACTATAAATGCTAAGGTATTCCTCACGTGTATATTATATAATAACATTAGATCTAATTGGTACAAGGTTTGATCAATTAGAAGATTGGATGGATAGTAGAggtttaataaaatttgattaataAATAATTCATGATCTGCAATTGCTAATTTACTTAGTAATTCACATAATCCTTTATGATTTAATCCTATGAAAATTGatactaaaatatttattttgaatttaaaattttaatatttaaacctAATTCAAGTTTAACTCGTCAAAATTAACTAACAAAATAATTACTACATAAAATCAAACAAGAAATGAGCATGGAAAGGTGGTGTTTTTTATTTACCTTTGAAATCGATAATCAATGGACAATCACCATGATCCTcttcatcatttcccttttaaTTCCCAGATGTTGGTTAGGTTTAGGGTTATGAAAGGTTGGGTTTGGTTATTAGTGGGGGGAAATGTGCATGTTGTTGGACGAGGGGCAGGGTCATTGGTCTTGACGACTCGGTTTTATTGGTAAAGCATGAAAAAAGGAGAAGATGGGTGTTTTCTTTTAAAGGACAGGGTTAACTTTATGCTTCATACAAGCAGCCATTTTGAGTTTTCATTTTCGTCCCTCCTATTGGATTGATCTCAATCACTTTAAATGGGGATTGAGAAACACATTTTATTTAACACCTCATTTTAATTCCACCTCCAAATGGTGAAGACAAAGTGGGCATAGGAACCCCTAAAACAAATTTCATGGAAGCTTGGATTAGCATTGGGTATTTGAATTTAGAATCATCTACTCTCAAATCTTTGTCTTGTATTCAGCTTCCATATTTGATGAAACTATGTTTTCTAGAAGGGAAAGAAAATGAAGGAATTTCAAGGGAGTTGAAAGAAAATagttttttgtttcaatttccaCTTGAATTAAGGAGTAGTAGAGTAGTGCAGATTTCTTTTGTAGGCTATGCCTTTAATATGAAGTCGCAGATTGCATGTAATTTGATACAAAACTTCAATTTATTATAACTACAAATTATAGTTTGTATAATACAAGGGAAGGGAGGGGGACAAGAAAAGGTTACTctcttaaaatagaaaattatgcATCCAACCcttaaagttttataaaattttaagttttaatcaTTCCCAAACTGATAAAAGTTTCGATTTAAtcctaaaattacaaaaatatgtgTTAATATaatggtgaaattgtattttACCTCATCCCCAAAAATTTATTTGTTTTGGCTTCacccctatatatatatatatatatatatatatatgtgtgtaaaatttgattttgatttaattgtacatatttaaaaaaatgaatgcctacaattattttcatattggattaaatataattgttagtGTATGTAAAAATCAACATAAAATTATGCCAATTCGATAATATTAGTGGTGACTTATAAAAATTGAATCGaatcaaaatttcatttataaaattaaagttGATATTTGAATCAGATTTTATTATCCATATAAGTCAAACAAATGCAAAATATACATACAAAAATGaaaaggcaagaaactgtggcaATACATAGTTGAAGATTTATTGAATATGTTTGGGGATTTTGCCTTGTTTCAAAAGAGAAAGAGAGTATTCAGCAGCATCGATGAGGTCTTCAATGTTGTGAAGCGAACGCTCTTCAGAACCCAACATAAAAATGGTGCGTGCCTCTGCTTTCTTCGCCAACCTTGCTGCTAAATTGAGTTCCAGTTTCGGAGAGTTAAGGCTCCGAAGTATTTGTCGGTACAACGAAATTACTTTTCCTCGGTTTCTCGCTAAGTCTTCTGCTGTTGCCCATATCAACCCCTTAGTCATTTCTGACAAAATTGGGAGAAAGAAATTCATGTAGACATTTCATCGAACACTTTTCGTGCAGACAGTGAATAAATGGCAATAGCAAAGCTAACAAAGTAAAAATGTAGCAGCAGCCAGCAGCTAAAAACAAACAGCCTCACCTCAGTACTCGACGACGGGCGGCGGAAGCTTCAGCCGGCAGCAACGAGAGGCGGCAGTAGCAGGAGAGAGACTTTCGGCCTGATAGATTTCAGTTTTTAGGGACTGggttctttgttttatttttttttattccttttaGGCTATGTTAGTACTTTTCGTTTGGGTCATTTCAATTTTTGGGCCTTATACAAATAATGGGTTGgtccaattttataattttttgggaTAATAATATTTAGgtccaattttataatttttggggATAATAATATTTAGGTccaattttataatttagcccacactatttaaaagaattaaataaatttaattttaatagagCTTACAtttactattttttaaaaatgtcATTTATTGTTAGCAAAgttaatattttgaattctttataaTTTTGTGAATGAAATCTTTTATTTAGTGTAGAACgcaaatgaaaataatatttttatgtcATTTTTAACTATAAATGTTAACTTTGTTAcaatttgatattattatattctttttaacaatacaaagaattaaattgatgtatttattagTAGAAGAactaatttgatttagtccctataatAAAGGGACTTGATAGGTACTTTCACATTAAAATTAACGAAAAAATTGTACCAATATTATATTTGAAagggataaatatcaaaactatacatgaactttgatacAATAtgtaatgtcatacatgaattttaattttgtgtgattttatacatgaaatttaaaTTTGACTAAATTTTCACAAATCACTAACAATATTATCAAATTACCATCCTTTTACATTGATATATTAGCatacaaacaattatattaatccaatatgaaaataaatatatgtattcgCTTCTTTAAATATGTACaattgtattaaaattaaaatttcctatatacatataagtcacaatttaaattttatatgtataattaCACGAATCAAAATTTATGTACATAGATTATCCAAAACTATAaataaacccaaaaccataagctatataataaattgataatagttaattattactttttttactttattatttACTGATTTTTATAACTTTAGTGTCAAAAACTAAGCTTTATACTTTTTTAGTTGTACAAAACTATAAATATTAACATTTTTCttcaaatttattttgattttaattaattaaataattttgaaatcatgatatttaatatttgaattttacCATTTTGAACAAAGCTTGGTTGATTTTTATATCACTTTTGTGTATAATTTTACTATATAAATTTTTTACCTACATCGGGATGAATTTTTCTCAATAAACAATTTTAGTTACACTAGATTTTTAAGTCGTCAATTTATAAAgagataaatcttaaaattatacatgaactatggtttaatgtgtaattgtatatataaattttgatttgatccaatttttgtaaattattagcacaattattgatataacatcattttatatttatatattacatatataaataattttatttatctaatataaaatgaATTgacatatttatttctttaaatatgtatgattaaatcaaaattaaaatttcaagtatacatttgaaccaTAATTAGAGTTTCATGTGTATAATCGCACCAAATTAAAGTTTAtgtgtacaattacacattaaatcaatatccatgtataattttaagatttatcccaTTTATAAATTCAATAGTAATTAATAAAAACGAAAAgctatatacataaaaatatttaattaaaatattatggaTTTTAGtaattatcataaaatataattttaaatccgGCTAAATATCAGGATTGGATGAGAACAGTGTTTGTTTGATATATAttgaaaaatgataaataaaactaaaatttctGAAAACATTTGGGACAGCTTTACAACTGTCATTTGTTTTTCCTCAATTCTCTAAATATGCATAATTTAAACTAATAAGTTTTTCAAAACAGGTAGGTCTTACTATTATCACATCCTCATGGAtccattcacatatatatatatatatatatatatatatatatatacactttatcAATTTTAGTGGCATTTATAGTTTGATTGGTTGATTTGCTTAAATTTTAAGGaatccaattaatttaattaagaaaaataCAACTATTAGAACATGCGAATTGAgtttaaaagattttaaaatttatttgtataaaaatttcaataactGCAAGAAATACTTAGCAGTAGCAAAGCTAGGATGTTAATTTTGGAGGTCAAGCTAAAATTAGACGTGTTACGTAATCAtcgatttaaacatataaattattgaTTCAAAAGAAGAAGAATCAGTGTTCTACGATAACAATCGATTTAAACATATAATCAATCCAACATAACAATCCCTTTGTTTTTATCaagaataattatttttaatgtaataaAATTATTGGAGGGACCTACTTATATTTTTGAGAGGGTTATAGTATATCtacaaatgactaaattgtaaaaaatttaaatctTAGAAGGCCATGGCCCCTCTCATCCTCTACTAGGCTCCGACATTGGCTATAAGCAATGTCAACTATTTGTGGGATTATGATAGATCAAAATATACATATAGAGAAGTTTATGTATTTCGATTTTTCTACCTAtgcaaaattttattaaaaaagataATTCACTATTTTAAATTATACAACAAATGATTTAAATTATATCACAAACCGGTTTAACAACCTATAACTTTTGCAGCTAAAGATTTACATCATCATTCCCCTCTAAATTTTCCACTTTAAAGCTTAGATGAATAAGCAAATGCTAAAATTCTTGATACGTAACCTATACAAGGGTTAGGTATAAATATCTTTTTTATCTTACTAATATACTTACATCAAATACAATCACTCTCTCCAACAAAATAGTAGCTAAAAAAGCCTATACAATATACATTACTTTAAGCTATTATTAAGATATACAATATATGTCTTCAAGCTAATTCAATCCAATCAATCTCTTTAATACGAGAGATTTGATTGCACGATTTAAATTAATCCGATTTCTAggatatattattacatttgaaTCGATAAGTTAGCACACATTCAAAATATCAGTAAAAATTATAACCCAAGTACTTTGtcttaattaaaatattcatagttg
This window of the Gossypium arboreum isolate Shixiya-1 chromosome 12, ASM2569848v2, whole genome shotgun sequence genome carries:
- the LOC108478385 gene encoding potassium transporter 6-like; the encoded protein is MDSPLRHGTYCYPFKKETWMHTILLSFQSIGVVYGRLSTAPLYVFGSIPQNDFKSDESAYEYFSFIFWTLTVLSLVKYTFIVLKADNDGEGGTFALYSLLCKHAKVGLLPNDKTSDDVTNSETGSPSRTKAESRARRAIAKHKSSHYLMLFLALFGSCMIICDAVLTPAISVLSAASGLRRSLTDIKYSSSRETEDSILKDLRKYVPVPTACAILVCLFTLQQYGSHRIGSIFAPVVILWLLFITGVGIYNIFHYDPHIVFAISPKYMYKFFQSTSWRSWRSLGSITLCVAGSEAMFADIGHFSMKSIKMTFICLIYPVLILSYAGQAAFISHALSIKDSSFAIDDYNHFYRSVPDHIHYVFTILSLLASAIGSQATITACFSIVNQCLALGCFPRVKVIHTSDKIHGQVYIPDLNWMIMILSLGITIGFHDIVRIGNASGMAIVSGMLVTTCLMSLVIALYWEKSLLLSTCFLVFFGSIEAVYLSSNLLNFHKGAWYLAVLLALSLTTMVAWHYGTLKKYQFDIENKVSMEWLTDPSSGLTVSRVPGIGFVYTDIVTGIPAFFSHFITNVPAFHQVLIFVSFKSLPEPFVSPTKRYLIGRVGNRDNKIYRCIVRYGYHDHIRDSDDFEEQIIRSIGEFISLEEHDAESLMSTEGKMIIVGKQLPEGDALIPLHDTGATSSPCASTQTNINTTEVTKLKRKRKKVRFMLPANSPKMRSSVREELNELVDARESGTAYFLGQSHIAVRNGSNFIKRFLIMVYVFFDKNCREPHVALNIPHAALVEVGMVYII
- the LOC108478807 gene encoding uncharacterized protein LOC108478807, coding for MTKGLIWATAEDLARNRGKVISLYRQILRSLNSPKLELNLAARLAKKAEARTIFMLGSEERSLHNIEDLIDAAEYSLSLLKQGKIPKHIQ